Proteins co-encoded in one Macrobrachium nipponense isolate FS-2020 chromosome 24, ASM1510439v2, whole genome shotgun sequence genomic window:
- the LOC135203213 gene encoding titin-like: protein MPRRRLLRGQTPKPSEDITASATAPSEPVTVPAEPAPPQSTLRRSRRTAPTASPVVEEKSGNSDAGKWQEVVKDTGTETILNSPVIQLTEGSCRNLSPPKTNVEVTPQEDEKNSEAPATEVKETLRGRGRVGLKTKSLGIAVQKSESNSNESMLEGAKVETAPVETPACDSTKNLEKTDSLKVLKGTEDYNPKGTKSPPKKEHEELKENKPVFESKNVTDLEKKDVEAKTELKVSSSLDGREESGKERDDVHAPKEEVDEENAAEVQVKESAVEVRVEGSAAEVKVEKSAAEVEVEESAAGVKIEESAAEVQIEESPAGFKVEESAAEVKIILRDDVGEEKMECDVQDKQLCSTGEVINETSVVITAVKKEMDGEALLQNMEKVSDAPAKTTRGGRTLKRGADKESVNAPETKVLVKECKETQSQSTEIVQSIPSSIIRQRKEIKEILDKKTSTSEHSASVKMETDLQSTEKNIKDDNLEAQELTNLKNTEEIIFKDDTSQAQEVTDLQSTEKIIKDDTVQAQAVIDLQSTEKIIKDDTVQAQAVIDLQSTEKIIKDELFSQA from the coding sequence ATGCCACGAAGAAGATTACTTAGAGGACAAACACCAAAGCCATCTGAAGACATCACAGCAAGTGCAACAGCACCAAGCGAACCTGTTACAGTACCAGCTGAGCCTGCACCACCGCAGAGCACCTTAAGGAGAAGCAGAAGAACTGCACCAACTGCCTCACCAGTagtagaggagaaatcaggaaacAGTGATGCTGGCAAATGGCAGGAGGTAGTGAAGGATACTGGTACTGAAACAATATTGAATAGCCCTGTTATCCAATTGACTGAAGGCTCATGTCGTAATTTATCACCTCCAAAAACAAATGTTGAAGTCACGCCTCAAGAGGATGAAAAGAACAGTGAAGCTCCAGCAACTGAAGTCAAAGAAACattaagaggaagaggaagagttgGATTAAAGACAAAGTCCCTAGGTATAGCAGTTCAGAAGAGTGAGAGCAATAGCAATGAAAGTATGCTGGAGGGTGCAAAGGTAGAGACAGCTCCAGTAGAGACTCCTGCTTGTGATTCCACTAAGAATTTAGAAAAGACTGATTCATTGAAGGTGTTAAAAGGAACTGAGGATTATAATCCCAAAGGAACTAAGAGTCCTCCTAAAAAGGAGCATGAAGAATTGAAGGAAAATAAGCCTGTATTTGAAAGTAAAAATGTGACTGACTTGGAGAAGAAGGATGTAGAGGCCAAGACAGAATTAAAGGTCAGCAGTAGTCTTGATGGAAGGGAAGAGAGTGGAAAAGAAAGAGATGATGTCCATGCCCCAAAGGAAGAAGTAGATGAAGAAAATGCTGCAGAGGTCCAGGTTAAAGAAAGTGCTGTAGAGGTCCGGGTTGAAGGAAGTGCAGCAGAGGTCAAAGTTGAAAAAAGTGCTGCAGAGGTTGAGGTTGAAGAAAGTGCTGCAGGGGTCAAAATTGAAGAAAGTGCAGCAGAGGTCCAGATTGAAGAAAGTCCTGCAGGGTTCAAAGTTGAAGAAAGTGCTGCAGAGGTCAAAATTATATTAAGAGATGATGTTGGAGAAGAGAAGATGGAATGTGATGTTCAAGACAAACAGTTATGCAGTACAGGTGAAGTAATTAATGAGACTTCAGTGGTTATTACTGCAGTGAAAAAGGAGATGGATGGAGAAGCACTTTTGCAAAATATGGAGAAAGTGAGTGATGCCCCTGCAAAGACCACTAGGGGTGGGAGAACACTTAAAAGGGGTGCTGATAAAGAAAGTGTAAATGCACCTGAGACAAAAGTTTTAGTTAAAGAATGTAAAGAAACACAGTCTCAGAGTACAGAAATTGTGCAGAGCATTCCCTCAAGCATTATTAGacagaggaaagaaataaaagaaattttagatAAAAAGACTTCAACTTCAGAGCATAGTGCATCTGTTAAAATGGAAACCGACTTAcaaagtacagaaaaaaatattaaagatgaCAATCTTGAGGCTCAAGAGCTTACAAACTTAAAAAATACGGaagaaattatatttaaagatgACACTAGTCAGGCTCAAGAGGTTACAGACTTACaaagtacagaaaaaataattaaagatgacACTGTTCAGGCTCAAGCAGTTATAGACTTACaaagtacagaaaaaataattaaagatgacACTGTTCAGGCTCAAGCAGTTATAGACTTACaaagtacagaaaaaataattaaagatgaaCTGTTCAGTCAAGCATAG